Genomic DNA from Entomoplasma freundtii:
GAATCTTTGTAAATTTTCACTTCGACACCATTAGCTAATCCTTGACGACGTAGTTGACTCATTTGGGCAACAGTTAAATGCTTATATTCTGCAACGGCTACGCCATTGGATTTTAACTTTGCCACGATTTCGGAAACTACATCCGCTTTTTTGGCATGAGCTGGTCTAGATGCTAGCATCAGTCATCCTCTCTTTCTATTTCCTAAATAAAAAACCTTGGTTTCGTAACCAAGGTAACACAAAAAAGTTCAAGAAACATTTTGAGTCCTCGGTAACAAATTAAGGGCTTGGCCCGGTTACTGTCTTGGGTACTAATAGCATTGTTTATTTTAGCATTTCAATTTTTAGAATTCAATCCCCTTTCGAGGCGGAACTTTTTGCGTAAAATAATGCTTTTTAGGCTTTATTTCTGAAATTAAATCAGCAATTTCATCTAATTCTGGATAGGAATAACGCCCCGAAATAGCTACTTCCAAATGCGGGTGACGAGTCCTAATTAACTCTACAAATTCTTGCTTATCAATAAAACCATTTTCCAGTGCCCCCAAAACTTCATCAACCAGCAAAAGGTCACAAGTTGGAGCCTTCAGTTCTTGTTTTAATTGTTCATAACCAATTAGAGTTTCAGCCTTGAAAATAGCCACCTCCTCAGGCTTCATTTCTCAAACAAATTTTTGTGATGAATCATAAAAATTTTCAATTTTTACTCCTAATTCGGCTAAAATATCGTTTTCACTAGTTGGGCGATTTTTTAAAAATCGTAAGTATTTAACACGTTTCTTCGCTCCTAAAGCACGTAAAACCATGCCGTTTAAAACCGATGTTTTCCCCTTGCCTTCGCCACAATAAATATGAAGATAACCCTTATTATCCATTTTTCCCTCCATCTAAGTCACGTAAAACTTTCTTTAACTTTTAAGTTGAAAGAAATTGGTTTTTTTATTTTATACTTGCTTTTTGTTTTTGGGCGCCTTATTTAGAAATTTTGTTTTTGTTTT
This window encodes:
- a CDS encoding cob(I)yrinic acid a,c-diamide adenosyltransferase; the protein is MDNKGYLHIYCGEGKGKTSVLNGMVLRALGAKKRVKYLRFLKNRPTSENDILAELGVKIENFYDSSQKFVWEMKPEEVAIFKAETLIGYEQLKQELKAPTCDLLLVDEVLGALENGFIDKQEFVELIRTRHPHLEVAISGRYSYPELDEIADLISEIKPKKHYFTQKVPPRKGIEF